The genomic segment ATCCGCACTGGCTTTCGGCCGAATCGACCCTGCAGGAGAAATGGCTGTTCCAGGTGATGCACGCCCTGCACCTGGCCGGGCGCTGCACCGAATGCGGCGAATGCCAGCGCTCCTGCCCCATGGGCATTCCGCTGCTCCTGCTCAAGCGCAAGATGAACCGGGAGCTGAAGGACGTGTTCAACTACGAGGCCGGGGTGGACCTGGAGGCCGTGCCCCCGCTGCACACCTTCCAGATGGAGGAGGAGAAGATCTCCGACCGGGGGCTGCTATGGTGATGAAGTTTCTTGCCGCAAGCGCCCTGCCGGACATCGCCGCCGCCTGGGCCAGGGATGTGCGCCTGCTGGCCCCGGTGCGCGAGGGCCAGGCCGTGGTGTACCGCCCCTGGGCGCCGGACATGCGCCCCTTCCTGGGCCGGACGCCCACGACCTCGGCCAAGGAGGCCCTGCTGCCCCAGACCGAGGATCTTCTGACCTACGCCTACCGCAAGGACGCGGACGACCTGACCCGCACCGAGGTCTTCGTGGCCGAGCCCCTGCCGCCGGAGCCCACCCTGGTGCTGGGCTGCCGCCCCTGCGATGCGCGCGGGCGCGCGCTGCTGGACCGCGTGCTGGTGGAACGCGGCGCGGCCGACTCCCTCTATGCGGCCAAGCGGGGGGCCACCCTCTTCGTCACCGTGGCCTGTGAAAGCATGAAGAACACCTGTTTCTGCCACTGGACCGGCGGCGGCCCCGCCTCCGAGGACGGCTCCGACGTGCTGCTCTTCGCCGTGGCGGCCGATGGCGGCGGACACGTGGCCAAGCCCCTCACCCCGGAGGGGGAGAGGCTGCTTGCCGCCCTGCCCGAAGCATCGGCCCAGGCCAGGGACGAGATGGCGGACAGACTCGCCCGGATGCCGGAGCCAGCCCCGGCCCCGGATCTCTCCGGCGCGCCGGAGGCCTTCCTCAAGGCCTTCGATGACTTGGACTTCTGGACCGACCAGAGCGCGCGCTGCCTGTCCTGCGGGATATGCACGTTCCTCTGCCCCACCTGCTCCTGCTTCAACATCACCGACGAGGCCAGCGGCATGAAGGGCAGACGCATCCGCACCTGGGACACCTGCATGAGCGCCCTGTACACCCTGGAGGGCAGCGGCCACAATCCGCGCCCCAGCCGGGCGCACCGCCTGCGCAACCGCGTGGGGCACAAGTTCTGCTACCACCCGCAGGAGTATCCCGGCCAGGGCCGGGGCGGCCAGCCGGAGTTCTCCTGCACGGGCTGTGGCCGATGCAT from the Humidesulfovibrio mexicanus genome contains:
- a CDS encoding 4Fe-4S dicluster domain-containing protein, with the translated sequence MVMKFLAASALPDIAAAWARDVRLLAPVREGQAVVYRPWAPDMRPFLGRTPTTSAKEALLPQTEDLLTYAYRKDADDLTRTEVFVAEPLPPEPTLVLGCRPCDARGRALLDRVLVERGAADSLYAAKRGATLFVTVACESMKNTCFCHWTGGGPASEDGSDVLLFAVAADGGGHVAKPLTPEGERLLAALPEASAQARDEMADRLARMPEPAPAPDLSGAPEAFLKAFDDLDFWTDQSARCLSCGICTFLCPTCSCFNITDEASGMKGRRIRTWDTCMSALYTLEGSGHNPRPSRAHRLRNRVGHKFCYHPQEYPGQGRGGQPEFSCTGCGRCIKSCPVSVDIRRVVLDILEKGGGQ